A single region of the Pontimicrobium sp. SW4 genome encodes:
- a CDS encoding FeoA family protein has translation MSLTIADLKKGERATIIDSSSEDIPLKLLEMGCLPGNTVELLQVAPFHDPMYLNINGSYLAIRKDTASLILIDNINE, from the coding sequence ATGTCCTTAACAATTGCTGATTTAAAAAAAGGGGAACGGGCTACCATTATCGATAGCTCATCTGAAGATATTCCACTAAAACTCTTAGAAATGGGATGTTTACCCGGAAACACTGTAGAACTCTTACAAGTAGCTCCATTCCACGACCCAATGTATCTTAACATTAATGGCAGTTATTTAGCAATTAGAAAAGATACAGCATCATTAATTTTAATAGACAACATTAATGAGTAA
- the feoB gene encoding ferrous iron transport protein B, with the protein MSKQINVALIGNPNTGKTSVFNALTGLNQKVGNYPGITVDKKEGICKLSRGVKAHILDLPGTYSLNASSLDENVVIELLLNKNDKDYPDVAVIVSDVENLKRNLLLFTQIKDLKIPTILVINMADRMSRKGISLNIELLEKELKTKIALVSTRKNEGISNLKTLIENHKILSTEPCLDTSSIDTEYFNSLKQAFPNQDLYKLWVVISQDANFGKIDRNELDFSKFKTKSKSELKRLQQKETIKRYQFINGVLKEGQTIDKAKATDLRAKFDRILTHKIWGYAIFFVILLTIFQVIYDWATVPMDFIDSSFASLADWIKVTFPGGGKLTDLIAEGVVAGIGGIIIFIPQIAFLFLFISVLEESGYMSRVVFLMDRVMRRFGLSGKSVVPLISGTACAIPAIMATRNIENWKERLITILVTPFTTCSARLPVYLIIIALVIPEGRFLGLSYQALTLMLLYLLGFGMAVLSAYVLDKILKTNRKTFFVIEMPSYKVPLLKNVVLTVLEKTKTFVFEAGRIILAISIVLWILASYGPGKEFNNAETIVEETYPELQGEQLENKVASYKLEHSFIGIIGKTIEPAIRPLGYDWKVGIGIVTSFAAREVFVGTLATIYSVGSALDDDNKTIKNRMANEVHDNGKKVFTLASGISLLLFYAFAMQCMSTLAIVKRETNSWKWPMIQLFGMSLIAYIIALIAFQILN; encoded by the coding sequence ATGAGTAAACAAATAAATGTTGCCTTAATTGGAAACCCAAATACTGGAAAAACCTCTGTTTTTAATGCGCTTACTGGATTAAACCAAAAAGTTGGAAACTATCCAGGAATTACTGTAGATAAAAAAGAAGGAATTTGCAAATTATCTCGTGGTGTAAAAGCACATATTTTAGACCTCCCTGGAACATATAGTTTAAATGCATCGTCTTTAGATGAAAATGTTGTTATTGAATTACTGTTAAACAAGAATGATAAAGATTATCCTGATGTAGCAGTTATTGTAAGTGATGTTGAAAACTTAAAACGTAACCTGCTTCTTTTTACGCAAATAAAAGATTTAAAAATTCCAACCATTCTAGTCATTAACATGGCAGATAGAATGTCACGCAAAGGGATTTCTTTAAATATTGAATTATTAGAAAAAGAACTAAAGACAAAAATTGCCCTAGTAAGTACGCGAAAAAATGAAGGGATTAGTAATTTAAAAACCTTAATCGAAAACCATAAGATACTTTCTACCGAGCCTTGTTTAGATACGTCATCAATTGATACCGAATATTTTAATAGTCTCAAACAAGCATTTCCAAATCAAGATTTATACAAACTTTGGGTTGTTATTAGTCAAGATGCAAATTTTGGTAAAATTGATAGAAATGAACTTGATTTTTCAAAGTTTAAAACCAAGTCTAAAAGTGAATTAAAACGTCTTCAGCAAAAAGAAACTATCAAACGCTATCAATTTATTAACGGCGTTCTTAAAGAAGGCCAAACCATTGATAAAGCAAAAGCAACTGACTTAAGAGCTAAATTTGATAGAATTTTAACTCATAAAATCTGGGGATATGCCATCTTTTTTGTGATTTTACTCACCATTTTTCAAGTGATTTATGATTGGGCAACAGTACCAATGGACTTTATTGATAGCTCATTTGCATCGTTAGCAGATTGGATAAAAGTAACATTTCCAGGAGGCGGAAAATTAACCGACTTAATTGCTGAAGGAGTCGTTGCAGGAATTGGTGGTATTATCATCTTTATTCCACAAATAGCCTTTTTGTTTTTGTTCATTTCAGTATTAGAAGAAAGTGGCTATATGAGTCGTGTCGTGTTTTTAATGGATCGTGTAATGCGTCGTTTTGGACTTAGCGGAAAAAGTGTAGTTCCATTAATTTCTGGAACTGCTTGTGCAATTCCAGCCATAATGGCGACTAGAAATATAGAAAATTGGAAAGAACGCTTAATTACTATTTTAGTAACACCTTTCACAACGTGTTCAGCTAGACTTCCTGTGTATTTAATAATTATTGCATTGGTTATTCCTGAAGGTCGTTTTCTTGGGCTAAGTTACCAAGCCTTAACGTTAATGCTTTTGTATTTATTAGGATTTGGAATGGCTGTATTATCAGCATATGTTTTAGATAAGATTCTAAAAACTAACAGAAAAACATTTTTTGTAATTGAAATGCCTAGTTATAAAGTGCCTTTACTTAAAAATGTAGTATTAACTGTTTTAGAAAAAACAAAAACCTTTGTTTTTGAGGCTGGTAGAATAATTTTAGCAATCTCAATTGTTCTTTGGATTTTAGCATCGTATGGTCCTGGAAAAGAATTTAACAATGCGGAAACAATTGTTGAAGAAACTTACCCTGAATTACAAGGTGAACAACTGGAAAACAAAGTTGCTTCTTATAAATTAGAGCATTCATTTATTGGTATTATTGGTAAAACCATTGAGCCAGCAATTCGTCCATTAGGTTACGATTGGAAAGTTGGTATTGGTATAGTTACCTCATTTGCTGCACGTGAAGTTTTTGTAGGTACGTTGGCAACTATTTATAGTGTTGGTAGTGCTTTGGATGATGATAATAAAACCATAAAAAACAGGATGGCGAACGAAGTTCATGACAATGGTAAAAAAGTGTTTACATTAGCTTCTGGTATTTCCCTATTGCTTTTTTACGCTTTCGCTATGCAGTGTATGAGTACTCTGGCAATTGTAAAACGAGAAACCAATAGTTGGAAATGGCCAATGATTCAATTGTTTGGAATGTCACTAATTGCTTACATTATTGCACTTATAGCTTTTCAAATTTTAAACTAA
- a CDS encoding FeoB-associated Cys-rich membrane protein: MSEVFQNIIITVIGLIAIAFLIRKYVWSPKKKNSKSCGSDGCGC, encoded by the coding sequence ATGAGTGAGGTTTTTCAAAATATCATTATTACAGTAATTGGATTGATTGCTATTGCGTTTTTGATAAGAAAATATGTTTGGTCACCAAAAAAAAAGAACTCCAAATCATGTGGTAGTGATGGTTGTGGTTGTTAA
- a CDS encoding metal-dependent transcriptional regulator — MNDYNPTTALIIFFGISILLFLLFRPIKGWFWLLQKNFKSDEKVIIEDILKQLYHFENSGNKVDTKTLVQSLNFKNKSIVEAIKKMSINNLVYFDSDALKLTEEGHEYALRIIRVHRLWERYLADRTGFHKNEWHDRAERMEHKLNHDETNKLASQLGNPKFDPHGDPIPTKTGKIAKIEGVELPLLPVNSIARITHIEDEPEVIYKQILAENIHIGSLLKVVENNKTRIVFQSEGEEFVLAPIVASNLTVLPIEKEVVIEDNIARLSGLQENEEAEIIGISKESRGESRRRLLDLGFVKGSKIKIDLLNPLGEPHAYLIKGTSIALRKNQASKILIKKLDNGN; from the coding sequence ATGAACGATTATAACCCAACAACAGCACTTATTATATTTTTTGGAATATCCATTTTATTGTTCTTGTTATTTAGACCAATAAAAGGATGGTTTTGGTTGTTACAGAAAAACTTTAAGAGTGATGAAAAAGTTATTATTGAAGACATATTAAAACAACTCTATCACTTTGAAAATTCAGGAAATAAAGTTGATACTAAAACATTGGTACAGTCTTTAAATTTTAAAAATAAGAGTATTGTTGAAGCTATTAAAAAAATGTCTATCAACAACTTAGTATATTTTGATTCTGATGCATTGAAACTTACAGAAGAAGGCCACGAATATGCTTTACGTATTATAAGAGTACATCGTCTTTGGGAACGTTATTTAGCTGATAGAACAGGGTTTCATAAAAACGAGTGGCATGACAGAGCCGAAAGGATGGAACATAAGTTAAATCATGATGAAACTAACAAATTAGCATCACAACTTGGAAACCCAAAGTTCGATCCACATGGTGATCCTATTCCAACAAAAACTGGAAAAATTGCTAAAATTGAAGGTGTAGAATTACCATTATTACCTGTAAATTCTATTGCTAGAATCACACATATTGAAGACGAACCTGAAGTGATTTACAAGCAAATACTTGCCGAAAACATTCATATTGGATCTTTATTAAAAGTGGTTGAAAACAATAAAACACGTATTGTATTTCAGTCTGAAGGTGAGGAGTTTGTGTTGGCGCCAATTGTGGCTTCAAATCTTACAGTATTACCAATAGAAAAGGAAGTAGTTATCGAAGACAATATAGCTCGTTTATCTGGATTGCAAGAAAATGAAGAAGCAGAAATTATTGGAATATCAAAAGAAAGTAGAGGAGAAAGCAGACGTCGTTTATTGGATTTAGGTTTTGTGAAAGGGTCAAAAATAAAAATAGACTTATTAAATCCTTTAGGAGAACCTCATGCCTATTTAATAAAAGGGACATCAATAGCATTACGAAAAAACCAAGCTTCAAAAATTCTCATTAAAAAACTAGACAATGGAAACTAA
- a CDS encoding metal-dependent transcriptional regulator produces MVTLSEENYLKAIYHLGKQGNEAVSTNAIAEKIDTRASSVTDMIKKLAEKELANYIKYQGVSLTETGRITATSVIRKHRLWETFLVKKLNFSWDEVHEIAEQLEHIKSEKLIDKLDNFLENPTHDPHGDPIPDKNGNYTKIKSKSILDIETGSQGVLSSVKDSSKAFLKYLNKNELALGDTIKIIDFEPFDDSFTIETNSKTMTISKDVAENLYLSL; encoded by the coding sequence ATGGTAACTTTATCTGAGGAGAACTATTTAAAAGCAATTTATCATTTAGGTAAACAAGGAAATGAAGCTGTAAGCACAAATGCTATTGCAGAAAAGATAGATACTAGAGCATCTTCGGTAACAGATATGATAAAAAAATTAGCTGAAAAAGAGTTGGCTAACTACATAAAATATCAAGGAGTTAGCTTAACCGAGACAGGTCGTATAACAGCAACCTCCGTGATTAGAAAACATCGACTATGGGAAACATTTTTAGTGAAAAAGCTTAATTTTTCTTGGGATGAGGTTCATGAAATTGCCGAACAATTGGAGCATATTAAATCTGAAAAATTGATTGATAAACTAGATAATTTTTTAGAAAACCCAACACATGATCCTCATGGAGACCCTATTCCTGATAAAAACGGAAATTACACCAAAATAAAAAGCAAAAGTATTTTAGATATTGAAACAGGGAGTCAAGGAGTTTTATCAAGTGTCAAAGATTCTTCCAAGGCATTTTTAAAATATTTAAACAAAAATGAATTGGCTTTAGGTGATACAATTAAGATAATTGATTTTGAGCCTTTTGATGATTCGTTTACTATTGAAACCAATTCCAAAACAATGACCATATCTAAAGATGTTGCTGAAAATCTTTATTTAAGTTTATAA